TGGGGATACTTTACTTTATCGCTTCCAGATACATTCAAACCACCTGCCATCTTTATCAGGTCATTATGAAAAGTATCCTTGCCTACTGTTACTACAGGATTAATCCCGATCTGGAAGAAAACCCTTGGTCTTTCTATTCCTCTTGTACGACTCTCTACATAATTTACCCTGTTTTTCAACTCGTTAATAAGCCTATTAGCTCTGCCAACGCAACCGGTTATTCTCCCTATGTTATAAATAGTCTGAAAGACATCCTTTACACACCTAGGGTTTATTGCATAGACACTGTATCCCAGCCTTTCCAGTGTATCCACTGACTCTTTTTTATTTCCATCCGCTATACCTATTATTAAATCTGGCTTCAACGAGATAATCTTTTCTATGTTCAGGTTTATATAGCTTCCAACGTTCGGTTTCCTCTTTGCCTCATCAGGGTAGCTACTGAATTCCGTAACCCCTACAATTCTTTTCCCCACGTTCAGGAAATAAAGGGTCTCGGTGATGCTGGGAGCCAGAGAGACGATCCTCTTCGGGTCTGATGGAATATCCACCCTTCTTCCCATCTCATCCACATAAGTTGCCGGGAAGGCGGTACCAA
The DNA window shown above is from Thermodesulfobacteriota bacterium and carries:
- a CDS encoding cobalamin-binding protein translates to MKTIITSFFACIFVIMGVGTAFPATYVDEMGRRVDIPSDPKRIVSLAPSITETLYFLNVGKRIVGVTEFSSYPDEAKRKPNVGSYINLNIEKIISLKPDLIIGIADGNKKESVDTLERLGYSVYAINPRCVKDVFQTIYNIGRITGCVGRANRLINELKNRVNYVESRTRGIERPRVFFQIGINPVVTVGKDTFHNDLIKMAGGLNVSGSDKVKYPQYSMEQILLNAPDIIIISSMQRGGGFERKKKEWMKWKNIPAVKNGRIYIIDSDLVDHPSPRIIDGLEELARLIHPRLFR